The following proteins are encoded in a genomic region of Desulfonatronum thiodismutans:
- a CDS encoding RrF2 family transcriptional regulator, whose amino-acid sequence MKLSARSRYATRILLDLAEHNEDRPLCASAISESTDISVPFIEQILRPLKKAGYIKSVRGAYGGHIFLKDPSCITLGDIVRTMEGEINISQCCSAPESCERSGGCRTRFAWGHISRTIERELDAITLADLMFNPEKIAVKSAALPPPRIHCPEDAQPN is encoded by the coding sequence ATGAAACTGTCCGCCCGCTCACGCTATGCCACCCGCATCCTGCTCGACCTGGCCGAGCACAACGAGGACAGGCCGCTGTGCGCGTCCGCTATCTCCGAAAGCACGGACATTTCGGTACCCTTCATCGAACAAATCCTCCGTCCCCTGAAAAAGGCCGGCTATATCAAAAGCGTCCGCGGAGCCTATGGCGGACACATTTTTCTCAAAGACCCTTCCTGTATCACCCTCGGCGACATCGTGCGCACCATGGAAGGCGAAATCAACATCAGCCAGTGTTGCTCGGCCCCGGAGTCCTGCGAACGAAGCGGCGGTTGCCGCACCCGCTTCGCCTGGGGCCATATCTCGCGGACGATCGAACGCGAACTGGACGCCATTACTTTGGCGGACTTGATGTTCAATCCGGAAAAAATCGCCGTTAAGTCAGCGGCCCTTCCCCCACCTCGCATCCACTGTCCAGAGGACGCCCAACCGAACTAA
- a CDS encoding nitrate reductase, with protein MMYVVYNFAVGPMVWLAFTVLIAGLVYRLIRYRRKAVAASKGLPSDFRTIWAVGSLMHYLLPLNRTVKSSPWSAAAGFALHIPLFLLVFFLSAHVIMLEQSWGVSWPTIPDVWADVLTIIALAALAFLAVKRLFHPALRGLTESKDLLILLLVALPLATGLAAHRQWGDYPLMLTLHVLSANTLLMLIPFTKLSHMALFFVSRAATGSDFGKRRVGAW; from the coding sequence GTGATGTATGTTGTTTATAATTTCGCCGTGGGGCCGATGGTCTGGCTGGCCTTTACAGTACTTATCGCGGGGCTGGTCTATCGCCTGATCCGCTATCGTCGCAAGGCCGTGGCCGCAAGCAAAGGCCTGCCTTCGGATTTTCGGACGATCTGGGCCGTTGGTTCTTTGATGCATTATTTGTTGCCGTTGAACCGGACGGTTAAAAGCAGCCCCTGGTCCGCGGCAGCCGGGTTTGCGCTGCATATCCCTTTGTTCCTTCTTGTTTTTTTTCTTTCGGCCCACGTGATCATGCTGGAACAAAGCTGGGGCGTGTCCTGGCCGACCATCCCCGATGTCTGGGCCGATGTATTGACCATCATTGCCCTGGCCGCCTTGGCGTTTTTGGCCGTGAAGCGGTTGTTTCATCCGGCGTTGCGAGGGCTGACGGAATCTAAGGACCTGCTCATTCTTTTATTGGTCGCACTTCCTCTGGCCACCGGGCTGGCCGCGCATCGGCAGTGGGGCGATTATCCGCTGATGCTGACTCTGCATGTGCTCAGCGCCAACACTCTCCTGATGCTTATTCCGTTCACCAAGCTTTCGCACATGGCGCTCTTTTTTGTTTCTCGCGCGGCCACGGGCAGCGATTTCGGCAAACGTCGGGTGGGGGCATGGTGA
- a CDS encoding (Fe-S)-binding protein, with protein MSIDSRALSRVLADKAGARLEMWLSICSRCGMCAEGCHYYASNPKPEHVPAYRIKPLVNLYKKRGRVDAAVLETLRDVCYGTCTMCQRCTMFCPHGIGIASLVHAARGVAVAMGLTPPGLAKGLENALEFGNNLGVTEEDFLETVEWQLEELQEEMPSAQAPMDKEGAEYLLTFHPRDIKFYPQNLFNYLKLYNAAGIDFTLSTKAWDSTNLGLFAGDVAKASRLAANVTDTAEKLKAKAVITAEUGHSMKALGFEAPYWLGRKFSFEAMPPIKVWAECLHAGTLKLKSGFHEAPVTFQDSCNFIRNAGMFQQSRDLMSVVAADFREMHPHGNATYCCGNGGGQGLMPEYKQAKIAALKAKADCIRATGAKMVVVACHNCEDGILETCKSYELDAKVELFSAYLAEAVDLPEVD; from the coding sequence ATGAGCATTGATTCTCGGGCCCTTTCCCGCGTCCTGGCCGACAAGGCCGGAGCACGGCTGGAAATGTGGCTGTCCATTTGTTCCCGGTGCGGAATGTGCGCGGAGGGGTGCCATTACTACGCATCCAATCCCAAGCCGGAGCATGTTCCGGCCTACCGGATCAAACCTTTGGTGAATCTGTACAAAAAACGCGGGCGGGTGGACGCCGCGGTGCTCGAAACGTTGCGCGACGTCTGCTACGGCACCTGCACCATGTGCCAGCGCTGCACCATGTTCTGCCCCCACGGCATCGGCATCGCCTCCCTGGTCCACGCGGCCCGGGGCGTGGCCGTGGCCATGGGATTGACTCCGCCCGGTCTGGCCAAGGGCTTGGAGAACGCCTTGGAGTTCGGCAACAACCTCGGAGTGACCGAGGAAGATTTTCTGGAAACCGTGGAGTGGCAACTGGAGGAGCTTCAGGAGGAAATGCCTTCGGCCCAGGCGCCCATGGACAAGGAGGGCGCGGAATACCTGTTGACCTTTCATCCGCGGGACATCAAGTTTTATCCGCAAAATCTCTTCAACTATCTCAAACTTTACAACGCCGCTGGGATCGATTTCACCCTGTCCACCAAGGCCTGGGATTCCACCAATCTCGGGCTTTTCGCCGGAGACGTGGCCAAGGCTTCCAGGCTGGCGGCCAACGTGACGGACACGGCCGAAAAACTCAAGGCCAAGGCGGTGATCACCGCGGAGTGAGGGCACTCCATGAAGGCCCTCGGGTTCGAGGCGCCATACTGGTTGGGCAGAAAATTTTCCTTCGAGGCCATGCCGCCGATCAAGGTCTGGGCGGAGTGCCTGCATGCCGGAACACTCAAGCTGAAGTCCGGTTTTCATGAAGCTCCGGTCACGTTCCAGGATTCCTGCAATTTTATCCGAAACGCCGGCATGTTCCAGCAATCCAGGGATTTGATGTCCGTGGTGGCCGCGGACTTTCGGGAGATGCATCCCCACGGCAACGCGACGTACTGCTGCGGCAACGGCGGGGGTCAGGGCCTGATGCCGGAATACAAGCAGGCCAAGATCGCCGCCCTCAAGGCCAAGGCCGACTGCATTCGGGCCACGGGCGCGAAGATGGTCGTGGTGGCCTGTCACAACTGCGAGGACGGGATTCTCGAAACGTGCAAAAGCTATGAACTGGACGCGAAAGTCGAGTTATTCAGCGCATATCTGGCGGAGGCGGTTGATTTGCCCGAGGTTGA